A genomic window from Candidatus Hydrogenedens sp. includes:
- a CDS encoding ferritin-like domain-containing protein gives MGTKGREIVKMDVEHLLLLLNKAYSDEWFAYYQYWLGAKVAKGPMKEGVMAELLQHAGDELRHADMVAQRIIQLGGSPAESPKQWYELSNCGYDPPSDPYVRVLLEQNIKGEQCAIQTYNALLAETKEGDPVTYNMVLQILQDEVMHEEDLQALLEDLDLMTSRG, from the coding sequence ATGGGAACAAAAGGTAGAGAAATTGTAAAAATGGATGTTGAACATCTATTGCTTCTGTTAAATAAAGCCTATTCCGATGAATGGTTCGCTTATTATCAATATTGGTTAGGAGCAAAGGTGGCAAAAGGTCCCATGAAAGAAGGAGTAATGGCAGAACTTTTACAACACGCCGGTGATGAACTTAGACATGCGGATATGGTAGCCCAGAGAATTATTCAATTGGGTGGTTCTCCTGCGGAAAGCCCCAAACAATGGTATGAATTGTCCAATTGCGGTTATGACCCTCCCAGTGACCCTTATGTTCGTGTGCTTTTGGAACAGAATATTAAGGGAGAACAGTGTGCTATACAAACTTATAATGCACTCCTTGCAGAAACGAAGGAGGGTGACCCTGTAACATATAATATGGTTTTACAAATACTTCAAGATGAAGTTATGCATGAAGAAGACCTACAAGCTTTGTTGGAAGATTTGGATTTGATGACATCCAGGGGTTAA
- a CDS encoding metallophosphoesterase family protein, which yields MAYTSIGVISDTHGNNFLMENVCSYLLHKEKVHTIYHLGDNYEDGEYLISVGYPVRIVPGLWCNQFEDGKTPKVIIEEIHNTKIAFAHTIDLILKSRGKECHIYCFGHTHIPIIKKDNNKVWFNPGHLKKQIDRGNEASFGIIKFETNHIYFEIISAWDIGNVVKKIKTEYLNLQEET from the coding sequence ATGGCTTATACCTCAATAGGTGTAATAAGTGATACACATGGGAACAATTTTTTGATGGAAAATGTCTGTTCCTATTTATTACATAAAGAAAAGGTTCATACTATTTACCATCTTGGAGATAATTATGAAGATGGTGAGTATTTAATTTCCGTAGGTTATCCAGTAAGGATTGTTCCGGGTTTGTGGTGCAACCAATTTGAAGATGGAAAAACACCCAAAGTTATTATTGAGGAAATTCATAATACGAAAATTGCTTTTGCCCATACAATAGACCTTATACTAAAAAGTCGAGGAAAGGAATGTCATATTTACTGTTTTGGACATACACATATCCCTATCATTAAAAAAGACAATAATAAAGTTTGGTTTAATCCTGGTCACTTAAAAAAACAAATTGACAGAGGGAATGAAGCAAGTTTTGGTATAATCAAATTTGAAACAAACCATATTTATTTTGAGATTATATCTGCGTGGGATATTGGTAATGTTGTCAAAAAAATTAAAACCGAATATTTGAATTTACAAGAGGAAACCTAA